One Ogataea parapolymorpha DL-1 chromosome VI, whole genome shotgun sequence DNA window includes the following coding sequences:
- a CDS encoding 1,3-beta-glucan synthase component GSC2, whose amino-acid sequence MSYNDNTYHDPNRVNQGQGGYYNENYSQSEDAFGQTGQQEYYDPQDPYYQGYAQGYDQQDAYYQQGYDQQYVSDPNLNQQGYYDQPGSRDPEAYSDFSYGPGGAPGTPYDGYGTQYTPSQMSYGGPRSSGASTPVYGAGPYDQSGIVALPTDPYPAWTADNQAPVTIEQIEDIFIDLTNKFGFQRDSMRNVFDYFMTMLDSRASRMSPAQALLSLHADYIGGDTANYKKWYFAAQLDLDDEVGFRNMALGKLSRKARKAKKKSKKARKAVEENGEDTERTLSELEGDNSLEAADYRWKAKMNAMAPLERVRQIALWLLLWGEANQVRFTSECLCFIYKCAQDYLNSEACRQRADPVPEGDYLNRVITPLYRFIRAQVYEVVDGRYVKREKDHNSIIGYDDVNQLFWYPEGISRIVLEDGTRLVDFPAEERYFKLGEIEWSHVFFKTYKEVRTWLHIITNFNRIWVLHISVFWMYVAYNAPTFYTHNYVQVLNNQPLASSRWASAALGGTVAVGINILATIFEWMFVPRAWAGAQHLSRRLGFLILILAINLAPVVFVFAWAGLQTKSRAAEVVSIVAFFIAIATIVFLSVMPLGGLFTSYMKKSTRKYVASQTFTASFSRLEGLDMYLSWFLWFLVFLAKYTESYFFLILSLRDPIRNLSTMTMRCHGEKWYGNVVCKQQARITLGLMMATDLVLFFLDTYMWYILVNCLFSVGRSFYLGISILTPWRNIFTRLPKRIYSKVLATTDMEIKYKPKVLISQVWNAIVISMYREHLLAIDHVQKLLYHQVPSEIEGKRTLRAPTFFVSQDDNNFETEFFPRNSEAERRISFFAQSLATPIPEPLPVDNMPTFTVFTPHYSEKILLSLREIIREDDQFSRVTLLEYLKQLHPIEWDCFVKDTKILAEETAAFENGEEKDEDNMKNEIDDLPFYCIGFKSAAPEYTLRTRIWASLRSQTLYRTVSGFMNYSRAIKLLYRVENPEIVQMFGGNAEGLERELERMARRKFKFVVSMQRLTKFKPEELENAEFLLRAYPDLQIAYLDEEPPLNEGDEPRIFSALIDGHCEIMENGRRRPKFRVQLSGNPILGDGKSDNQNHAIIFTRGEYLQLIDANQDNYLEECLKIRSVLAEFEELNVEQVNPYAPGLKSEISKIHHPVAIVGAREYIFSENSGILGDVAAGKEQTFGTLFARTLAQIGAKLHYGHPDFLNAVYMTTRGGVSKAQKGLHLNEDIYAGMVAMCRGGRIKHCEYYQCGKGRDLGFGSILNFTTKIGAGMGEQMLSREYYYLGTQLPLDRFLSFYYAHLGFHINNLFIQLSLQLFMLTLVNLTSLSHESILCLYDRNKPITDIQYPLGCYQLMPSIDWIRRYTLSIFIVFFIAFVPLLVQELIERGVWKCAYRFGRHFLSLSPLFEVFVAQIYSSSLLNDICVGGARYISTGRGFATARIPFSVLYARFADSTIYVGARCMIMLLFGTVAHWQAALLWFWISIVALMFSPFVFNPHQFSWEDYFIDYRDFIRWLSRGNTKWHRNSWIGYIRLTRSRVTGFKRKVIGDDSEKAAGDAARAHRSNVFFSDTLPCLIYTAGCFVAYTFMNAQTGVVDAEPVNSVLRLVICSLAPIVIDIGVLFGCLGLSCCAGPMLGLCCKKTGAVMAAVSHGIAVVVNLVFFIVMWVLEGFHFGRMLIGLITMIYVQRLIFKFMTLLFLTREFKSDHANVAFWTGKWYGSGLGWSAWTQPSREFCAKIIEMSHFAGDFVLGHVILFLQFPILCIPLIDRWHSLMLFWLKPSRQIRPPIYSLKQARLRKRMVRKYSVLYFGIFIIFIVLIAAPAAVGSLKTVDIEKQIGTLPEFADGLFQPRHQDNNDTGFGTSGLTHHWTTTTSLATWSTKA is encoded by the coding sequence ATGTCGTATAACGATAACACCTATCATGACCCGAATAGGGTCAACCAAGGACAGGGTGGCTATTACAACGAGAATTATAGCCAATCCGAAGATGCCTTCGGTCAAACAGGTCAACAGGAATACTATGATCCACAAGACCCTTACTACCAAGGTTACGCACAAGGCTACGATCAGCAGGACGCTTACTATCAGCAAGGCTATGATCAACAATATGTTTCCGATCCTAATTTGAACCAGCAAGGATACTATGATCAACCTGGTTCGCGTGATCCGGAAGCTTACTCTGATTTTAGCTACGGTCCAGGTGGTGCTCCAGGCACCCCTTACGATGGATACGGAACTCAATACACTCCGTCTCAAATGAGCTATGGTGGACCAAGATCATCGGGTGCCTCTACCCCTGTTTATGGTGCAGGCCCTTACGACCAATCAGGAATAGTCGCTTTGCCCACCGATCCATATCCCGCATGGACTGCCGACAATCAAGCTCCGGTCACTATCGAACAGATCGAGGACATTTTTATTGACCTCACCAACAAGTTTGGTTTCCAAAGAGACTCCATGAGAAACGTTTTCGACTACTTTATGACAATGCTGGACTCCAGAGCTTCTAGAATGTCACCTGCCCAAGCTTTGCTTTCTTTGCACGCTGACTACATTGGTGGTGACACTGCCAACTACAAGAAATGGTATTTCGCTGCtcagctggatctggacgaTGAAGTTGGATTCCGTAATATGGCTCTTGGTAAACTTTCTAGAAAAGCcagaaaggccaagaagaagtcCAAGAAGGCAAGAAAAGCTGTGGAAGAGAACGGTGAGGATACAGAGAGAACTTTGAGTGAGTTGGAAGGTGACAACTCTTTGGAAGCCGCCGATTACAGATGGAAAGCAAAAATGAACGCAATGGCTCCTTTGGAACGCGTTAGACAGATCGCTTTGTGGCTTTTGCTGTGGGGTGAGGCGAACCAGGTCAGGTTCACTTCAGAGTGTTTGTGCTTCATTTACAAATGTGCTCAAGATTACTTGAACTCGGAAGCATGCAGACAAAGAGCTGATCCTGTTCCAGAAGGTGACTACCTCAACAGAGTCATTACCCCACTTTACCGCTTCATCAGAGCTCAAGTTTatgaggttgttgatggccGCTATGTCAAGCGTGAAAAGGACCACAACAGCATCATTGGCTATGATGATGTCaaccagcttttctggTACCCAGAAGGTATTTCCAGAATTGTTCTGGAGGACGGCACCAGATTGGTCGACTTCCCAGCCGAGGAGAGATACTTTAAATTGGGTGAAATCGAATGGAGCCACGTTTTCTTCAAAACTTATAAGGAAGTCAGAACCTGGTTGCACATTATCACCAACTTCAACCGTATCTGGGTTTTACACAtttctgttttctggaTGTATGTGGCTTACAACGCTCCAACTTTCTACACGCACAACTACGTCCAAGTGCTCAACAATCAACCGCTTGCTTCTTCTAGATGggcttctgctgctctgggTGGTACTGTTGCAGTTGGTATCAACATCTTGGCCACGATATTCGAGTGGATGTTTGTCCCTAGAGCCTGGGCGGGTGCTCAGCATTTGTCTAGAAGACTCGgtttcttgattttgatccTGGCAATTAACCTTGCTCCTGTTGTTTTCGTGTTTGCATGGGCAGGTTTGCAGACCAAGTCGAGAGCCGCAGAAGTTGTTTCCATTGTTGCTTTCTTCATTGCTATTGCCACGATTGTGTTTTTGTCTGTCATGCCTCTAGGAGGTTTGTTCACATCATACATGAAGAAATCCACAAGAAAGTACGTGGCATCACAAACTTTCACCGCCTCTTTCTCTCGTTTGGAGGGATTGGACATGTACCTCTCTTGGTTCCTGTGGTTTTTGGTTTTCCTCGCCAAATACACCGAATCTTATTTCTTCCTGATTTTGTCTTTGAGAGATCCAATCAGAAACTTGTCCACTATGACTATGAGGTGTcatggagaaaaatggtACGGCAATGTGGTTTGCAAACAACAGGCTAGAATCACTTTGGGCCTGATGATGGCTACCGATTTGGTgttgttcttcttggatACTTACATGTGGTACATTCTGGTCAACTGTTTGTTTTCTGTCGGAAGATCTTTTTACCTGGGTATTTCCATTTTGACACCTTGGAGAAACATCTTTACCAGACTGCCGAAGAGAATCTACTCTAAGGTTTTGGCTACCACTGACATGGAAATTAAGTACAAGCCAAAGGTTCTAATTTCCCAAGTCTGGAATGCCATTGTTATCTCGATGTACAGAGAGCATTTGCTGGCGATTGATCAcgttcaaaaactgctTTACCACCAGGTTCCATCTGAAATCGAGGGCAAGCGCACATTGAGAGCACCAACATTCTTTGTTTCTCAAGATGATAACAACTTCGAGACGGAGTTCTTCCCAAGAAACTCTGAAGCAGAAAGACGTatctctttctttgctcAATCTTTGGCCACACCTATTCCTGAACCATTGCCTGTGGATAACATGCCTACCTTTACTGTTTTCACCCCTCACTACTCCGAAAAGATCTTGCTCTCTTTGAGAGAAATCATTAGAGAGGATGATCAGTTTTCCAGAGTCACCTTGCTTGAATACCTGAAACAGCTTCATCCAATCGAGTGGGATTGTTTCGTTAAGGACACCAAGATCTTGGCTGAGGAAACAGCTGCATTTGAGAACGGTGAGGAGAAGGATGAGGACAACATGAAGAACGAAATTGATGACTTGCCATTCTACTGCATTGGTTTCAagtctgctgctccagagtACACTCTGAGAACCAGAATTTGGGCTTCTTTGAGATCACAAACCTTGTACAGAACTGTTTCCGGTTTCATGAACTACTCCAGGGCTATCAAGCTTCTCTACCGTGTTGAAAACCCTGAGATTGTTCAAATGTTTGGTGGTAATGCTGAAGGATTGGAGAGAGAGCTTGAAAGAATGGCTAGAAGAAAGTTCAAGTTTGTTGTTTCTATGCAACGTTTGACGAAATTCAAGCcggaagagcttgaaaatgccGAGTTCTTGCTTCGTGCTTACCCAGATTTGCAAATCGCATACTTGGATGAAGAACCACCTCTCAATGAGGGAGATGAACCAAGAATCTTCTCTGCTTTGATTGACGGACACTGTGAAATTATGGAGAATGGTAGAAGAAGACCTAAGTTCAGAGTTCAGCTTTCCGGAAACCCAATTTTGGGAGACGGTAAGTCTGATAACCAAAACCATGCTATCATTTTCACTAGAGGTGAATACTTGCAATTGATTGATGCCAACCAGGACAACTATTTGGAGGAGTGTCTGAAAATCAGATCCGTTCTCGCTGAGTTCGAGGAGTTGAATGTCGAACAGGTCAACCCTTACGCTCCTGGCTTGAAATCTGAAATCAGCAAGATCCATCACCCTGTTGCAATTGTCGGTGCCAGAGAGTACATTTTCTCTGAAAACTCTGGTATTCTTGGTGACGTGGCTGCTGGTAAGGAGCAAACCTTTGGTACCCTGTTCGCAAGAACGCTAGCTCAAATCGGTGCCAAATTGCACTATGGTCACCCTGACTTTTTGAATGCTGTCTACATGACTACTAGGGGTGGTGTTTCCAAAGCTCAGAAAGGTCTGCACTTGAACGAAGATATCTACGCAGGTATGGTCGCCATGTGCAGAGGTGGTAGAATTAAGCACTGTGAATACTACCAGTGTGGTAAGGGAAGAGATCTTGGTTTTGGTTCTATCTTGAACTTCACAACCAAAATTGGTGCTGGAATGGGTGAACAAATGCTCTCCAGAGAATACTACTACTTGGGTACCCAGCTTCCTTTGGACAGATTCCTTTCTTTCTATTATGCTCACTTGGGTTTCCACATCAACAACTTATTTATTCAATTGTCTCTTCAGTTGTTCATGTTGACTTTAGTCAACCTGACCTCTCTCTCTCATGAATCTATTCTATGTCTCTACGACAGAAACAAGCCAATTACTGACATTCAATATCCGTTGGGATGTTACCAACTGATGCCGTCCATTGACTGGATTAGACGTTACACATTGTCGATTTTCATTGTTTTCTTCATTGCCTTTGTTCCATTGCTTGTTCAAGAATTGATCGAGAGAGGTGTGTGGAAGTGTGCCTACAGATTTGGTAGACACTTCCTGTCTCTTTCTCCATTGTTCGAGGTGTTCGTCGCTCAAATCTACTCTTCTTCTCTGTTGAACGATATTTGCGTTGGTGGTGCTAGATACATCTCCACTGGAAGAGGTTTTGCGACTGCTAGAATTCCATTCTCTGTGTTGTACGCCAGATTTGCCGACTCCACCATTTACGTTGGTGCTAGATGTATGATTATGTTGCTGTTCGGAACAGTTGCACACTGGcaagctgctcttctttggttCTGGATTTCCATTGTTGCCTTAATGTTTTCTCCATTCGTGTTCAACCCACATCAATTCTCCTGGGAGGACTACTTTATTGACTACAGAGACTTCATCAGATGGTTGTCCAGAGGTAATACCAAATGGCACAGAAACTCTTGGATTGGATACATTAGATTGACTAGATCTAGAGTGACCGGTTTCAAGAGAAAGGTCATCGGTGATGACTCCGAGAAGGCTGCTGGTGATGCTGCAAGAGCTCACAGATCCAACgtctttttctctgatACTTTGCCATGTCTGATCTACACTGCGGGTTGTTTCGTTGCTTACACTTTCATGAACGCTCAAACCGGTGTGGTTGATGCCGAGCCAGTTAACTCTGTGTTGAGATTGGTCATTTGCTCGTTGGCCCCAATTGTCATTGACATTGGTGTCTTGTTTGGTTGTTTGGGTTTGTCTTGCTGTGCAGGTCCAATGCTTGGATTGTGCTGCAAGAAGACAGGTGCTGTCATGGCTGCCGTTTCTCACGGAATTGCAGTTGTGGTCAATCTTGTCTTCTTCATTGTCATGTGGGTTTTGGAAGGATTCCACTTTGGCAGAATGCTGATCGGATTGATCACCATGATCTATGTCCAAAGATTGATCTTCAAATTTATGACTTTGTTGTTCTTGACTAGAGAGTTCAAGAGCGACCACGCCAACGTCGCCTTCTGGACTGGAAAGTGGTACGGTTCTGGACTCGGATGGTCAGCATGGACTCAGCCATCTAGAGAGTTCTGCGCTAAGATCATTGAGATGTCTCACTTTGCTGGTGATTTTGTTTTGGGACATGTGATTTTGTTCTTACAATTCCCAATTCTCTGCATTCCTCTGATCGATAGATGGCACTCTTTGATGCTCTTCTGGTTGAAGCCAAGCAGACAGATCAGACCGCCAATCTACTCTCTCAAACAAGCTagattgagaaagagaatGGTGAGAAAATACTCTGTCTTGTACTTTGGTATtttcatcatcttcatTGTTTTGATTGCTGCACCAGCCGCAGTTGGATCTTTGAAGACTGTCGATATCGAGAAACAAATTGGAACCTTGCCGGAGTTTGCTGATGGCCTGTTCCAACCAAGACACCAGGACAACAACGACACCGGATTCGGCACCAGTGGATTAACTCACCACTGGACAACCACCACCTCTTTGGCCACCTGGTCTACCAAAGCATGA
- a CDS encoding bifunctional purine biosynthesis protein ADE17, whose translation MSKSSKSKIAILSVYDKTGLLDLAKGLVQADVRLLASGGTAKLLRESGFPVEDVSSITHAPEMLGGRVKTLHPAVHGGILARKNESDEKDLAEQNIDMVDFVVCNLYPFKETVAKINVTIDEAVEEIDIGGVTLLRAAAKNHSRVTILSDPKDYSKFLEELATKGDVSPEARQIFALKAFEHTADYDSAISDFFRKRYSEGVSQLPLRYGANPHQKPAQAFVTEGELPFKVLSGSPGYINLLDALNSWPLVKELSASLNLPAAASFKHVSPAGAAVGLPLSDLEKKIYFVSEIENLSPLANAYARARGADRMSSFGDFIALSNIVDVPTASIISKEVSDGVIAPGYEPAALEILKKKKGGKYCVLQIDPNYTPKTTESRQVYGITLQQKRNDAIINSSSFKDFVSKNTALTEQASIDLTVATIALKYTQSNSVCYAKNGMVIGLGAGQQSRIHCTRLAGDKADNWWLRHHPRVLGFKWAKGVKRPDKSNAIDLFVTGQIPTEEPEKSEYESKFEEVPTPLTAQERQEWLKKLTDVSLSSDAFFPFPDNIHRAARSGVKYVAAPTGSVMDRAVFDAADSHEMVYVENPIRLFHH comes from the coding sequence ATGAGCAAGTCGAGCAAatccaaaattgccatTCTCTCTGTTTACGACAAGACAGgtcttctggatcttgcCAAAGGTCTTGTCCAAGCTGATGTGAGACTTCTCGCATCTGGAGGAACCGCCAAATTGCTCAGGGAATCTGGTTTCCCTGTGGAAGACGTCTCCAGTATTACTCATGCTCCTGAGATGCTGGGAGGACGTGTGAAAACTCTTCATCCAGCTGTCCATGGTGGTATTCTTGCCAGAAAGAACGAATCTGACGAAAAAGATCTTGCTGAACAAAACATTGACATGGTGGACTTTGTCGTCTGTAATTTGTACCCCTTCAAGGAGACTGTTGCTAAAATCAACGTGACCATCGATGAGGCGgttgaggaaattgacATTGGTGGTGTCACTCTGCTGAGAGCTGCAGCCAAGAACCATTCCAGAGTGACCATTCTGTCGGATCCTAAGGATTACTCCAAgtttttggaagagctggcgACTAAGGGTGATGTTTCTCCTGAGGCTAGACAAATCTTTGCTCTGAAGGCATTCGAACATACCGCTGATTACGACAGTGCAATCTCCGATTTCTTCAGAAAAAGGTACTCGGAGGGTGTTTCCCAACTGCCTTTGAGATACGGTGCCAATCCTCACCAAAAGCCAGCACAGGCTTTCGTTACTGAAGGAGAACTTCCTTTCAAAGTCTTGAGTGGCTCTCCAGGCTACATCAACTTGCTGGACGCATTGAACTCTTGGCCTTTGGTCAAGGAGTTGTCTGCCTCCTTGAACCTTCCAGCCGCCGCTTCGTTTAAGCatgtttctccagctggtgCTGCGGTTGGTCTTCCATTGTCggatttggagaaaaagatctACTTTGTTAGTGAGATAGAGAATCTCTCTCCGTTGGCCAATGCATACGCTAGAGCCAGAGGTGCTGACAGGATGTCTTCTTTCGGTGACTTCATTGCGCTCTCCAACATTGTCGATGTTCCAACTGCATCCATCATTTCCAAAGAAGTCAGTGATGGAGTGATTGCTCCAGGATACGAGCCGGCTGCTCTGGAGATCTtaaagaagaagaagggaGGCAAGTATTGTGTCTTGCAAATTGATCCAAACTACACCCCAAAGACTACCGAATCTAGACAGGTTTACGGTATCACTCTGCAACAGAAGAGAAACGATGCAATCATCAACTCTTCTTCGTTCAAGGACTTTGTCTCTAAGAACACTGCCTTGACAGAGCAGGCCTCGATTGACCTTACTGTTGCTACCATTGCTCTGAAATACACACAATCTAACTCTGTTTGTTACGCAAAGAATGGTATGGTTATCGGTTTGGGAGCCGGACAACAGTCCAGAATTCACTGTACTAGACTGGCTGGTGACAAGGCAGACAACTGGTGGTTGAGACACCACCCAAGGGTTCTAGGCTTCAAATGGGCTAAGGGTGTCAAGAGACCAGACAAGTCGAACGCTATTGATTTATTTGTCACTGGTCAAATCCCAACGGAGGAACCAGAAAAGAGTGAGTACGAATCTAAATTCGAGGAAGTCCCTACTCCACTTACCGCCCAAGAAAGACAAGAGTGGCTCAAGAAACTGACAGACGTGTCCCTTTCCTCGGACGCCTTCTTCCCATTCCCAGATAACATCCACAGGGCTGCCAGATCTGGAGTGAAATACGTTGCTGCTCCAACTGGCTCTGTTATGGAcagagctgtttttgatgctgcTGACTCTCACGAGATGGTGTACGTGGAAAACCCGATCAGATTGTTCCACCATTAA
- a CDS encoding Nuclear cap-binding protein complex subunit 1: protein MEEPPHKRKRSVSDDEGYEPSLAASSELPGRPLPEVPSGAYQQSDSWTKRPRRALLPREVELAKNICAEIGKIGEYPQQLSLDLENVSNSIAQEIDTDDFLRNSLLEFLLALTVEQPQKVFIVGALVQLTNFKNPKAGQYVLEYLHSQVQSLFEHIKVASDDVLESSECGVITRLKLILRLVAVLSPMMVSDDPITKTYEQLLELAVEIQEKSAQRVAVAQLLYFNVLVSVPYHFAVQKDEGFWDRVLEIARKFKLVDVSEESQTTYRHFKSPNRPYEAKEPVKLILPALEAVDKELPFLVDLHQIIKSHEPEDVERHQFQQFNIPSSEYWASYDLQGNIDSLWKYPRYVLECFLPSVTGFDTVPPVDSYLSIILRDVTQDIVQNMEFNRVTVSRQILSLNVFFNEKLFSKPNSSIDKLTILNNLNSGVDLISSLENNEELDPQIKASMIQSATYVQQEFDQGYTSTWKMEQVVTEAVLDLMFHLPEAPTPSVYYQMLLADTCGRDWANVRRAPDSEDKVTFAKVLGTAIRFFYSNFKYLDFELRERFVLWMTAQLSNFGFDWQWTEWVDDLNTLDKLFYHPTIYLFRNIIGREIRLSTPRTIKATLPPEFHRFLRLSLWDKRQVINFDSKLFGTKLAESAYEANYAAEENIEAITEDAGNAEIYHIVDQYLFNNEEHPYHELCHSIYTNIQEGESLQQFNDLIVLLKEQIAKESSEHPGAEEYLIGNIDCYIVTLVIQSTCIIGSRSLSVVESGALELCGAKLRKVLGLPAAEGEHEDLENDQFPLLKAEEVAERQKWLIDGVLRLWNNEPRIGYLILERIKNKGFISATQLVDSFFANNESLTMISQVYASELFDRMVTSSASEAEAKDLLQTFYSKIIEHIDLLIEKLGDDREEMILGTVETEESADQDTELRWGLHGCFEIMRSKARKFASLTNFEQLGDKIEGGVRSEVARKYVAAIVNGICTSAY, encoded by the coding sequence ATGGAAGAGCCTCCGCATAAGCGCAAGAGAAGCGTTTCTGATGATGAGGGATATGAGCCCTCGTTGGCAGCATCTTCTGAGTTACCTGGAAGACCATTACCAGAAGTGCCTTCAGGGGCGTATCAACAATCAGATTCGTGGACCAAGAGGCCTAGACGGGCCTTGTTACCACGGGAGGTTGAGTTGGCCAAAAATATCTGCGCCGAGATTGGAAAAATAGGCGAATATCCTCAACAGCTGTCGCTCGACCTGGAGAACGTGTCCAATTCGATTGCTCAGGAGATTGACACGGATGATTTTTTGCGcaactcgctgctggaattcTTACTGGCATTGACCGTTGAACAGCCCCAAAAAGTGTTCATTGTTGGTGCACTCGTCCAGCTGACGAATTTTAAAAACCCGAAGGCCGGTCAGTATGTTTTGGAGTACTTGCATTCACAGGTTCAGAGCCTTTTTGAACACATTAAAGTTGCTAGCGACGACGTGTTGGAATCGAGCGAGTGCGGCGTGATTACCAGGCTCAAGCTTATTTTGCGTCTGGTGGCTGTACTGAGCCCAATGATGGTCTCTGATGATCCAATCACGAAGACCTACGAGCAAttgctggagctggccgTCGAGATACAAGAAAAGTCAGCCCAGCGTGTTGCCGTGGCTCAGCTGCTGTATTTCAACGTGCTAGTATCTGTTCCATATCACTTTGCGGTGCAGAAAGATGAGGGCTTTTGGGACCGTGTACTTGAAATCGCACGCAAATTCAAACTTGTGGATGTTTCTGAGGAGAGCCAGACGACCTACAGACATTTCAAGTCTCCTAACAGACCAtacgaggccaaggagcCTGTGAAACTGATTCTTCCTGCACTGGAAGCGGTCGACAAAGAGCTTCCATTTTTGGTCGACCTACACCAAATAATCAAGTCTCACGAGCCGGAGGACGTTGAGAGACACCAGTTCCAGCAATTTAACATTCCATCCAGTGAGTATTGGGCTTCGTACGATTTACAGGGCAATATCGATTCTCTTTGGAAGTATCCGCGCTATGTCTTGGAATGCTTCTTGCCTTCGGTCACTGGTTTCGATACGGTTCCTCCGGTCGACTCCTACCTCTCTATAATTTTAAGGGACGTGACTCAGGACATTGTTCAGAACATGGAGTTCAACCGTGTTACTGTTTCGAGACAAATTCTGTCATTGAATGTGTTTTTCAACGAGAAACTGTTCTCTAAACCTAACTCTTCAATCGACAAACTCACGATCCTCAATAATCTCAACTCGGGTGTGGATTTAATTAGCAGCTTGGAAAATAACGAGGAACTCGATCCACAAATCAAAGCTTCCATGATTCAATCTGCAACCTATGTCCAGCAGGAATTTGATCAGGGCTACACGTCGACGTGGAAGATGGAGCAGGTGGTCACCGAAGCCGTGCTAGACCTTATGTTCCATCTTCCAGAGGCACCTACCCCCTCTGTGTACTACCAAATGCTTCTGGCAGACACATGCGGAAGAGATTGGGCGAATGTGAGACGCGCACCTGACTCGGAAGATAAAGTGACTTTTGCCAAAGTTCTAGGTACTGCTATTCGGTTTTTCTACTCCAACTTCAAATATCTGGACTTTGAGCTTCGGGAGAGATTTGTTCTCTGGATGACTGCCCAACTCAGCAATTTTGGTTTCGACTGGCAATGGACAGAATGGGTTGATGATCTCAATACTTTGGACAAGCTATTCTACCATCCAACAATTTATCTGTTCCGAAACATTATCGGTAGAGAAATACGACTCAGCACTCCTCGAACGATTAAGGCCACTTTGCCCCCAGAATTCCACCGGTTCTTGCGGCTCTCACTCTGGGATAAGAGGCAAGTGATCAACTTTGACAGCAAACTGTTCGGAACGAAGCTTGCAGAGTCTGCTTACGAGGCAAATTATGCGGCGGAGGAAAATATAGAGGCGATCACTGAGGATGCAGGAAATGCCGAAATCTACCATATTGTGGACCAGTAtctgttcaacaacgaggAGCATCCGTACCACGAGCTCTGTCACAGTATTTACACCAACATTCAGGAAGGAGAGTCGTTGCAACAATTCAACGATTTGATTGTGCTCCTAAAAGAACAAATAGCCAAAGAATCTTCTGAACATCCAGGAGCGGAAGAGTATCTTATCGGAAACATTGACTGCTACATTGTGACACTCGTGATCCAATCCACATGTATCATAGGTTCGCGTTCGCTATCCGTGGTGGAAAGTGGTGCTTTGGAGCTTTGTGGTGCAAAGCTACGCAAGGTGCTTGGTCTTCCCGcagcagaaggagaacatgaggatttggaaaatGACCAGTTCCCACTACTTAAGGCGGAAGAAGTGGCCGAACGTCAAAAATGGCTGATTGACGGCGTTCTTCGTCTGTGGAATAACGAACCAAGAATTGGCTACCTGATCTTGGAAAGAATCAAAAATAAGGGATTTATTTCTGCTACGCAGCTGGTGGACTCGTTTTTCGCTAACAATGAGAGCTTGACTATGATTAGCCAGGTTTATGCTAGTGAGCTTTTCGACCGGATGGTGACAAGTTCTGCATCAGAGGCCGAGGCAAAAGATTTGTTACAGACCTTTTACAGCAAGATCATCGAGCATATCGACCTTTTGATCGAAAAGCTGGGCGACGACCGCGAGGAAATGATCTTAGGCACGGTGGAGACAGAGGAAAGCGCAGATCAAGACACAGAATTACGCTGGGGTCTGCACGGGTGCTTTGAAATAATGCGCTCAAAAGCACGCAAATTCGCTAGCCTAACTAATTTCGAACAGCTTGGCGACAAGATTGAAGGCGGAGTGCGGTCTGAGGTGGCTAGAAAATATGTTGCGGCAATTGTTAACGGCATTTGCACATCGGCCTACTAG
- a CDS encoding 60S ribosomal protein L15-B has protein sequence MGAYKYLEELQRKKQSDVMRFLLRIRCWEYRQKTVIHRASRPSRPDKARRLGYKAKQGFVIFRIRVRRGGRKRPVPKGATYGKPTNQGVNQLKYQKALRSTAEERVGRKAANLRVLNSYWVNEDSTYKYYEVICVDPQHKAIRRDPRYNWICNPVHKHREARGLTATGKKSRGIAKGHLFNKTRKGRRHTWKQHNTLSLWRYRK, from the coding sequence ATGGGTGCCTACAAATATCTCGAGGAGttgcaaagaaagaagcaaTCTGATGTCATGAGATTCCTTCTCAGAATCAGATGCTGGGAGTACAGACAGAAGACTGTGATCCACAGAGCTTCCAGACCATCCAGACCAGACAAGGCTAGAAGACTTGGATacaaggccaagcaggGCTTCGTCATCTTCAGAATTAGAGTCAGAAGAGGTGGCAGAAAGAGGCCTGTTCCAAAGGGTGCTACTTACGGTAAGCCAACCAACCAGGGTGTCAACCAATTGAAGTACCAAAAGGCTCTCAGATCTACTGCTGAGGAGAGAGTTGGAAGAAAGGCCGCCAACTTGAGAGTTTTGAACTCCTACTGGGTCAACGAGGATTCCACTTACAAGTACTACGAGGTTATTTGTGTTGACCCTCAACACAAGGCCATCAGAAGAGACCCAAGATACAACTGGATCTGTAACCctgtccacaaacacagagaGGCTAGAGGTCTTACTGCCACTGGAAAGAAATCCAGAGGTATTGCCAAGGGTCACTTGTTCAACAAGACCAGAAAGGGAAGAAGACACACCTGGAAGCAACACAACACCTTGTCTTTGTGGAGATACAGAAAATAA